The genomic window GGATAATTCCCGGCGGCGTGAGGCGGGACGTGGATCAAGACATGCTGAAGTACATATATGACTCCACCTTCTACATCGAGAAGAAAATGGATGAATTCGGCAGAATATTCGTGAGGAACCCAGCCACCATAGCCAGAATGAGGGATGTCGGGATCCTAAGCAGGGAGGAGGCGATAAAGTATGGAGCCGTTGGGCCATTCCTGAGGGCGAGCGGCGTGGATTACGACGTGAGGAAGGCAGAGCCATATGAGGCGTACGAGAAACTAGACTTCGATATACCTGTCTCGGATGAGGGCGACTCATACTCGCGCTTCTTGGTTAGGGTGGAGGAGATAAGGCAGAGCATAAAGATGATTAGGCAAGCCATAAAGGATATGCCTGAGGGGCCAGTCATTGGGAGTAAATTACTCGCTAGGGTGCCGCCTAAGGAGAGGGATAAGGTTAGTAAGGATATTCGCAACTACTTCTTTAGGACCCTGGTTGGAATAATAGTGCCGGAGGGCGAGTACACCACGTTAACTGAGGCGGCGAGGGGAACATTGCTTTATACGTTGGTCAGCGACGGCAAGTCTAACATGCCTTACCGGCTCCGCATGGTTACGCCGTCCTGGTATAATCTTAGGCCATTCATGGAGGCATTGAAGGGCCATAGATTAATGGATCTACCGGCCATATATGGCAGCTTCGGGTACTTCCCGCCCGNGGCAGATAGGTANATATAGAGCATTATTCATTGCCATGATTAAGTCACTGAAGGACTTGGAAATAATGCTGCAGGGATTACATGGATTCAGCAAGCCCAAGCTTCACCTGGAGCAATACACTACCCCGCCCCACTTAGCCGCATCAATAGTCTGGCTATCCTTCATGAGGGGGGAATTAGGGCGGGTAGTGGATGTTGGGTGTGGTCCAGGCGTTTTTGCGGTCGCAGCCGCATCGCTTGGATCAAAAGTGGTATGCATGGATGTGGATGAGGACGCGGTGAAGGACTGCTTGAGTAACTCGGCCCAATTATCCATAGATGCAGTCGTGATGGATGCCTTGAGGCCGGGCATTAGGGATAATTACGCCGCTACATGCTTCATTAATCCGCCGTTCGGCATATGGAGCCGGCATGGCTTGGATACCGATATGGTTAAGGCGGCTCTGGGATTCTGCAACGTGATTTACTCCATTCATAAAAGAAGCATTGCAGCCACTGTGCTGAGGAAGATAGGGGGACAAGCGGTGGGGCACTCAACGCTGGTGCTGCCTCATACTTATCCCCACCATGATAAGCATAGGCACGATGTGGAGGTAATAATA from Thermocladium sp. ECH_B includes these protein-coding regions:
- a CDS encoding NADH dehydrogenase, with the translated sequence MHVEEKEVAIDINAQVPREVSSLFLPVPKEAVEEAYKNDEYLVLIGPAHPGSGHMRIILRLKGDYIIDAIPDPGFVHRAVEKLAETRLYIHAIPLIERPTIAEXAIMDIGYVRLIEKMMDLDVPPRALYIRTILAELSRIADHFYDAGILAVFLGQSTGYMWAFGLRELIIEAFARITGARTTLSWIIPGGVRRDVDQDMLKYIYDSTFYIEKKMDEFGRIFVRNPATIARMRDVGILSREEAIKYGAVGPFLRASGVDYDVRKAEPYEAYEKLDFDIPVSDEGDSYSRFLVRVEEIRQSIKMIRQAIKDMPEGPVIGSKLLARVPPKERDKVSKDIRNYFFRTLVGIIVPEGEYTTLTEAARGTLLYTLVSDGKSNMPYRLRMVTPSWYNLRPFMEALKGHRLMDLPAIYGSFGYFPPXADRXI